One segment of Mastomys coucha isolate ucsf_1 unplaced genomic scaffold, UCSF_Mcou_1 pScaffold23, whole genome shotgun sequence DNA contains the following:
- the LOC116072732 gene encoding olfactory receptor 867, producing MEIENHTLITEFLILGLSDDPELQPILFGLFLSMYLVTLLGNLLIILAIGSDSHLHNPMYFLLSNLSFIDICFISTTIPKMLVNIQSQTKDISYIECLTQVYFFNTFAGMDNFLLTLMAYDRFAAICHPLNYTVIMNLRLCALLILMFWVIMFWVSLIHVLLMNELNFSRGTEIPHFFCELAQVLKVSNSDNHVNNVFMYVVTSLLGVIPLTGILMSYSQIASSLLRMSSTVNKYKAFSTCGSHLCVVSLFYGSGLGVYFSSSVVHSTQRRMVASLMYTVISPMMNPFIYTLRNKDVKGALDKLFTRIVSSPSCINDIRNKLLLRSIRQIL from the coding sequence ATGGAAATAGAGAACCACACACTTATAACAGAATTTCTCATCCTGGGTCTTTCTGATGATCCTGAATTGCAACCCATTCTCTTTGGACTGTTCTTGTCCATGTACCTGGTCACACTGCTTGGGAACCTGCTTATCATCTTGGCTATCGGTTCTGACTCCCATCTCCATAATCCCATGTATTTCCTCCTCTcaaatctttcttttattgataTCTGTTTCATCTCAACCACAATCCCAAAGATGCTAGTGAACATCCAGTCACAGACAAAAGACATCTCCTACATAGAATGCCTTACACaggtatatttttttaatacttttgctGGAATGGATAATTTTTTACTCACTTTAATGGCCTATGATCGCTTTGCAGCCATCTGTCACCCCCTTAACTACACTGTTATCATGAACCTTCGGCTGTGTGCACTTCTGATTCTGATGTTTTGGGTCATAATGTTCTGGGTGTCCCTGATTCATGTTCTATTGATGAATGAACTGAATTTCTCCAGAGGCACTGAAATTCCACATTTCTTCTGTGAACTGGCTCAAGTTCTCAAGGTATCCAACTCTGACAATCATGTCaataatgtatttatgtatgtcgTGACTTCCTTACTGGGTGTGATTCCTTTGACAGGAATCCTTATGTCTTACTCACAGATTGCCTCATCCTTATTAAGGATGTCCTCTACTGTGAATAAGTACAAAGCCTTTTCCACCTGTGGTTCTCACCTCTGTGTGGTCTCTTTATTTTATGGGTCAGGACTTGGAGTTTATTTCAGCTCTTCTGTGGTTCATTCTACTCAGAGAAGAATGGTTGCTTCATTGATGTACACTGTGATCAGCCCCATGATGAACCCCTTCATCTATACCCTAAGAAACAAAGATGTGAAGGGTGCCCTTGATAAACTTTTCACCAGAATTGTTTCTTCACCATCATGCATCAATGACATCAGAAATAAATTATTACTGAGAAGTATAAGGCAAATTTTATGA